CCCAAAATCAGCTATACGTGGACTGAACTCCTCGTCCAAGAGTATATTGTGAGACTTCACATCCCGGTGGACAATGGCAGGCACGCAGTCGTGGTGCAAATACGCTAGTCCCTGAGCTGCACCAACTGCTATCTTGAACCGCCGGTGCCAATCCAACAAACCTTCACCCTTATCCCCATGCAACACCTCACCCAGGCTCCCATTCTCCATGTACTCGTATACCAAAACTCTGAAATCCTCGTCGCTGCAGCTAAACAACAGTTTTACGATATTGCAATGCCGGATTCCTCCCAATGTCTCCACCTCAGATTGGAAAATCGCCTCCGTTTCCGGTTCTCGCCTACCTCCACAAAGTTTCTTAACCGCTACTGTCCGACCAGTTTTCAGCTTCACTCTGTAGACCCGACCCGACCCACCGGTACCGATGAGGTTTTCGTCCTTTAATGACGCACAAATTTCTTCTTCACTGAACAGGATGGATTGGAATATGGTAGTTTTCCATTGGCCTTTGCGTTTGCCGCCAAATATTTTTGATCTGGTCTTCAAGAACCAGAAGAATGATCCGAGTAGTATTAATGTAAAAATGGCTAAAACACCAATCAAATACAAGGTGGCGGGTTTGGATCGCGAGCATGGAGGGAGCGGTTTCAGGTTCGGACTGCACAGATTCGGGTTACCCATCAAACTCTGGAGATAATACTTGTGGCTGAACCCGTCAGGGACTTCACCCCACAGTTGGTTATTGGAAACGTTAAAAATGTTGAGCTTCAACTTCGTTAACTCTGCCGGAATCTCTCCGGTGAGTAAGTTTCCGGCGAGGTCTAGATATGTTAGAACTGGTAAATTTCCGAGCTCCGCGGGAATTTTGCCTCTGAATCTATTGCCTGAAAGGTTAATTTCCGTCAGATCGGTCCACGAGCTTACTCTGCTTGGAATCTCGCCAGAGAACATATTCTGTTGAAGCTCCAGTTTCTGTAACTTCGTCAAGTCGGTTATACATACAGGGACATCGCCGGAAAATTGATTCCTGCTTCCATCGATAGACACCAGCCTTTTCAAGCCGCATATTTCGGCAGGCAACTTACCCGAAAATTTATTACCAGAGATAAGAAACTTTGTCAGCTTCTGAGCTCCGGATATGGAAGGGGGAATGGAACCTTGGAATCTATTGTTTTCTAGTTGAAGAAGATGTAGCTCAGGCAAACCCCAAAACCTATTAGCCACTTCCCCAGAAAGTTCAGTGTTGAAGATACGTACATAAGATAGAGAATTGCAGTCACCGTACGTCTCCGGCAGACTTCCTGAGAATTGGTTGTTGAATAAGATGAGACGTCGAAGCCTCTTCCTGTAACATAAAAACAGAGGCAAGTCACCTGTGAAATTGTTACCGGAGACATCAATATCAATCAGAGCAGAACTCCAACCAAGATTTTCTGGCAAAGAGCCTGAAAATCTGTTATTGAAAATCTTCAGCTTATGTAGATTTGGATTTGATGCGAGACTTTCTGGAATTTCCCCATCGAAGAAATTCTCGTTAAGATAAAGCGACTTGAGAGGCATTCCAGCAATCTTTTCCGGCAATTTTCCTGAGAGATTGTTCTGGGACACGTCCAATTGAACTAAAGCTGTCATATTTGATATACTTCCCGGCAGTTCGCCGGAGAGATTGTTGAGGTAGAGCTGTAATCGTTTTACGTTTTTCAATCTGCCTATACTGTCAGGGATCTTACCGGAGAGACCGTTGTTGGAGAGATCGAAATTCGTGGCCGACACGAGACTGCCGACTGATTCAGGTATATCTCCGATGAGGCTCGAGCAAGGAAACCAAAGATTTTCGAGCTTAGTTAGGTTACCAATATTCGAAGGCAGACGACTGGGCTTGAACGGATTATAAGCAATTTCGAGCCGAGTTAACTCAGTGAGGTTCGTTAAGAATGACGGAATCGAACCGTCGAGGAAGTTTTGACACAATCTCAGGGCTTTGAGCGCCGGAAAGCGGCCGAAACTGGCCGGAATCTCGCCGCTGAAGTTGTTGAATGAGAGATCCAAAATCAGCAAGCTACCAAACTCCGGCACGAACTCCGGCAATTCTCCAGCCAACTCATTTGAAGAGAGATTCAGAGAGTGGAGATGAAAGCAGGGGGAAACTAACTCTGAAGAGAGACTACCATTAAGATAATTATCAGCAAGAGAGAGGTTCTGAAGTGTCTGAATCCTGCAGAACCCTGAAGGAAAGCCACCAGAAACACCAAACCCAGACAAATCGATGGAAACAACGGCATGTGTTTTGTAATCACAAGCAATACCAGTCCATTTGCAGGGATCATCACTGGTGGGAACCCAGTCTCCCAGTCTACCCTCTGGGTCATCAAGCCCGCTATTCTTGACCCGAATCAGAATATCGGCGTCCCTGTTCAGAGAAATCACCAGAGAAACAAAACccgaaaagaagaagaagactagCAGCAGGCGAAGAGTCATGTTCCAGAGAGCTCTGGGAGTGAGAAGAAGAATAAGCATTGGCTTTAGAGGGCTTGGGGTTGAGGAAACGGATGGGTTCATTGCATGGAAATGGCGACAAGTAGAGTTCCTCCGGGAATCGCAGTTTCGGGCGGCTCACATGGAAATTACTATTGCAGGAAGCAGAGCATGGTCTTTGGGAAAAAGAGCGAGCACAGTGCTTTACGGATAACATGCAAGATAAAGACAGCAATTAGGTTAGGTACAATTACGCGTTTAAGGCCAAAATagtgctttttaaaaataaaataatcaaaataaatatttacttaCCAATCTAACCTTTGTGATCACGACGATCCACGtgactgttttttattttttaatgtaaaaaatcgATGAATCACTTCCCAAATGATTTAACTCACGTTcctaacatttctaatacttaaaatgataaaaaaaaataatattaaatattaaaatattaaaaatattttctaaaatcattctTACACAAACTCTTAATTATCTTAACTTCAACTTTTtgatttactaaatataaaaagttgcttatactaattaaaaaattattaataaatttagaaaatattttttgtttgaatctcCATATGAGtagttaataattataaaaatagaaatataactCAAATGgtataaaatgatatttaaaatagaaatataatcaaaataatataaataaaattaagagtttatttaataatgatggtaagaaatgcttttaatttaaaaattatctttgaaaacacttttaaaaatatgaaaaataacttataatatTTGTCCAATACACACTTGATAGAAGTTCTCTTaacaaaactttgaaaaaaagtattcattaaaaatactagcaaacacattttaaaatcaataatccactcaataaaaaaaaattatttattttaataaaaaaattaaaagaatatattaattgttattgtaatttttttatataaaagatagagtgaaagaagaataaaattgataattcaCTTGAGGattgtttattttgataaaatattaaaggaatatatcattattatagtaggttttttttttcttttcttttattattccATATAGGAGTcaattaaattgataaaaaaatctaccccatttgaaataatttccaTGAGGaaattttaccataaaaattattaaaataaaacaaataaggaaaaaaaacgaTATACGTATATAGACAAAGTAggatagaaaaatataatatatggtaatacttactttaaaaaaaatgtaatatatttggtattattttaaaatcattttataatctATAATTTagaagataatatttattttttgaaattttagtgaATTTATGAGGTCAATTTGAAATTTCGGAATTTGGAGGGTTGTTGACTGGTTTTAGCGTAATATCTCACATTAAGTAGAAAAGGAAGTTTCTTAGTGGGTTCTCACATTAAGTACAAAAGGAAGTTTCTTAGTGGGTTCTTCGGGTACACAcgcattttagaaaatagagtTGATTGGAGTTGCATGTCATTAAAAATTAGTACTAGAGTTTGACCTAGATTTAGGACTTATCTGACCCTGTGATACTACTCTTTGTTTGCCCCTAAATCTCAAGGAATATGAATGAAAAGTTTCCATCTTGAGGAATGATTCTGATACCTCaaattaattatggtaaaaGTTTTTCATGTTATATATGTTGGGTGTTGTTTTAAATGATCAtgtcattttttaaatagtaagaatctatcatattaataataggcaatatgaatattaaactttattttataagtgttttttaaaacagttttaaaaagtagtttttgaaaactgttttataatattattaaagcaAATAACAGTTTAAGAATCTGAAATATTTTAAcctgttttttatatttttagctacgttttaaaaataattattatatgcaaagttttatttttaatcttcttctatatttaaactaaccctaaaaaataaattaaaataattaaaaaacgtTATTTGAAAACCTCttagtttttggttttaaaaatagaaaataaattttttatcatcaaacatattttcttacttttttattttgaaaaacagaaaattaacCTAAAAAGCAGATATAAAatatagcttttttttttttatcttattctatATCTGACCAATTAAATATTATCTTAAACAACTAGCTAGCTTGAATTTTGTACCGAGGTCAACACTTTGTCAGAAGGTCTAAGTTTGGAAAtgaagtttaattttgaaacataCAAGCTAGAATTTGGATACTTGAATTCTTTGAAATTGAGCACGGAATTGAAAATGTATGATAAAGTCTTACCATGTCCCactgaaaaaaatataaagttaattAGAGTCACAAGCTACTCCGTCATGAATTCTGAGCCAAGCTCCTCTGTCATGAATTCTGAGGTGAATGTAGTAGGCTTAATTTCAAGAAACAAGTACAAACCATACTCACTAATTCATCAAGATTAATGGCAACGCTGCTTATAGAGGGTTTGGCACATCTGTATCACAAAAAAACTTTAGTGCTGTGAAGGGAAACCAAGTATAAAACTACCATGCTTTTGGAGAATCATTCTGTGCGAGCCAATGTGTGGCCCTTCAGCAATTCGACTACTCTTCTCATGGAGGGCCTGTTCATGGGAAACGCTGCAGTGCATAGAAGAGCCACATCCAAAACTTTCTCAATCTCTTCATAGTCACTTGTAGATGGGTTCAGCCTTGGGTCTACAAGCTGATCCAGATCCATACAGCCGCTGCAGCCATTCCCATCACTTCCTTCTGGAGCCGATAATGCAGCCTCTGTTACCCACTTCACTATGTCCCTGTTTTCACCAAAGGAGGGGTCATTGGGCCTTTTCCCAGTTACTAGCTCCATTAATACTACACCAAAACTATACACGTCACTCTTCTCAGTCACCTTCAGCGTGTAAGCGTATTCTGCAGTTGGTCGATTCAACACCAACATAGATTAGCAAGATAACCATCTTTACATAATATCTATGATCAAACGAACATTATCTCAGATGTTTGGGAATTtgaaaactaaacatgagacTGAAACAGAGTGAGAGAGGGCACACTAAGCTCACCTGGTGCAATGTAGCCATAGGAGCCAGCGACACGAGACATGAGCCCATCGCTTTCGCCCACCTCGCGGTGCAGCGTCTTGGCCAGCCCAAAATCAGCTATACGTGGACTGAACTCCTCGTCCAAGAGTATATTGTTAGACTTTACATCCCGGTGCACGATGGCCGGCACGCAGTCGTGGTGCAAATACGCCAGTCCCTGAGCTGCACCAACTGCTATCTTGAACCGCCGGTGCCAATCCAACAAACCTTCACCCTTATCCCCTTGCAACACCTCACCCAAGCTCCCATTCTCCATGTACTCGTATACCAAAACTCTGAAATCCTCGTCGCTGCAGCTAAACAACAGTTTTACGATATTGCAATGCCGGATTCCTCCCAATGTCTCCACCTCAGATTGGAACATGGCTTCCGTTTCTGGTTCTCGCATGCCTCCACAAAGTTTCTTAACCGCTATGGTCTGACCAGTTTTCAGCTTCACTCTGTAGACCTGACCCGACCCACCGGTACCGACGAGGTTTTCGTCCTTTAATGACGAGGAAATTTCCTCTTCATTGAACCGAATGGATTGGAATATGGTAGTTTTCCATTGGCGATTGGGTTTGCCGCCAAATATTTTTGATCTGGTCTTCAAGAACCAGAAGAGTGATCCGAGTAGAAGTATTAATGTAAAAATGGCTAAAACACCAATCAAATACAAGGTGATGGGTTTGGATCGCGAGCATGGAGGGAGCGGTTTCAGGTTCGGACTGCACAGATTCGGGTTACCCATCAAACTCTGGAGATAATACTTGTGGCTGAACCCGATTGGGACTTCACCCGACAGTAGGTTGTTGGAAACGTTAAATATGTTGAGCTTTAACTTCGTTAACTCCACCGGAATCTCTCCGGAGAGAAAGTTGCCGGCGAGGTCTAGGTACGTTAGAACTGGTAAATTTCCGAGCTCCGCAGGAATTTCGCCTGTGAATCTATTACCTGCAAGGTTCAATTCCGTCAGATCAGTCCACGAGCTTACTCTGCTTGGAATCCCTCCAGATAACATGTTCTGTTGAAGCTCCAGATTCTGTAGCTTCTTCAAGTCGGTTATACACACAGGGACATCGCCGGAAAACTGATTCCTGCTTCCATCGAAGGACATCAGCCTTTTCAAGCCGCATATATCAGCAGGCAACTTATCCGAAAATTTGTTACCAGAGATAAGAAAGTTTGTCAGCTTCTGAGCTCCGGATATGGAAGGAGGAATGGAACCATGGAATCTATTGTTTTCTAATTGAAGAAAATGTAGCTCAGGCAAACCCCAAAACCTATTAGGCACTTCTCCCGAAAGTTCAGTGCTGAAGATACGTACATAAGATAGAGAATTGCAGTCACCGTACGTCTCCGGCAGATTTCCTGAGAATCGGTTGTTGAATAAGATGAGACGTCGAAGCCTCTTCCTGTAACATAAAAACGGAGGCAAGTCACCTGTGAAATTGTTACCAGAGACATCAATATCAATCAGAGCAGAATTCCGACCAAGATTTTCTGGCAAAGAGCCGGAAAATCTGTTATTGAAGATCTTCAGCTCATGTAGATTTGGATTTGATGCGAGACTTTCCGGAATCTCCCCATCGAAGAAATTGTCGTTAAGATTAAGCGACTTGAGAGGCATTCCTGCGATCTTCTCCGGCAATTTTCCTGAGAGATTGTTCTGGGACGCGTCCAATTGAACTAAAGCTGTCATATTTGAGATACTTTCCGGCAGTTCGCCGGAGAGATTGTTGAGGTAGAGCTCCATTTGTATTACGTTTTTCAATCTGCCAATACTGTCAGGGATCTTACCGGAGAGACTGTTGTTGGAGAGATCGAAATTCGTGACCGACACGAGACTGCCGACTGATTCAGGTATGTCTCCGATGAGGCTCGAGCAAGGAAACCAAAGA
Above is a genomic segment from Vitis riparia cultivar Riparia Gloire de Montpellier isolate 1030 chromosome 7, EGFV_Vit.rip_1.0, whole genome shotgun sequence containing:
- the LOC117917662 gene encoding LRR receptor-like serine/threonine-protein kinase HSL2, with amino-acid sequence MNPSVSSTPSPLKPMLILLLTPRALWNMTLRLLLVFFFFSGFVSLVISLNRDADILIRVKNSGLDDPEGRLGDWVPTSDDPCKWTGIACDYKTHAVVSIDLSGFGVSGGFPSGFCRIQTLQNLSLADNYLNGSLSSELVSPCFHLHSLNLSSNELAGELPEFVPEFGSLLILDLSFNNFSGEIPASFGRFPALKALRLCQNFLDGSIPSFLTNLTELTRLEIAYNPFKPSRLPSNIGNLTKLENLWFPCSSLIGDIPESVGSLVSATNFDLSNNGLSGKIPDSIGRLKNVKRLQLYLNNLSGELPGSISNMTALVQLDVSQNNLSGKLPEKIAGMPLKSLYLNENFFDGEIPESLASNPNLHKLKIFNNRFSGSLPENLGWSSALIDIDVSGNNFTGDLPLFLCYRKRLRRLILFNNQFSGSLPETYGDCNSLSYVRIFNTELSGEVANRFWGLPELHLLQLENNRFQGSIPPSISGAQKLTKFLISGNKFSGKLPAEICGLKRLVSIDGSRNQFSGDVPVCITDLTKLQKLELQQNMFSGEIPSRVSSWTDLTEINLSGNRFRGKIPAELGNLPVLTYLDLAGNLLTGEIPAELTKLKLNIFNVSNNQLWGEVPDGFSHKYYLQSLMGNPNLCSPNLKPLPPCSRSKPATLYLIGVLAIFTLILLGSFFWFLKTRSKIFGGKRKGQWKTTIFQSILFSEEEICASLKDENLIGTGGSGRVYRVKLKTGRTVAVKKLCGGRREPETEAIFQSEVETLGGIRHCNIVKLLFSCSDEDFRVLVYEYMENGSLGEVLHGDKGEGLLDWHRRFKIAVGAAQGLAYLHHDCVPAIVHRDVKSHNILLDEEFSPRIADFGLAKTLQREVGEGDGFMSRVAGTYGYIAPEYAYTLKVTEKSDVYSFGVVLMELVTGKRPNDPSLGENRDIVKWVTEAALSAPEGSDGNSGSGCTDLDQLVDPRLNPSTGDYEEIEKVLDVALLCTAAFPVKRPSMRRVVELLKGHALARTE
- the LOC117918952 gene encoding LRR receptor-like serine/threonine-protein kinase HSL2 — encoded protein: MNPSVSSTPSPLKPMLILLLTPRALCNMTLRLLLVFFFFLGFVSPVISLNRDADILIQVKNSGLDDPYAVLGDWVPTSDDPCKWTGIACDYKTHAVVSIDLSGFGVSGGFPSGFCRIQTLQNLSLADNNLNGSLTSELVSPCFHLHSLNLSSNELAGELPEFVPEFGSLLILDLSFNNFSGEIPASFGRFPALKVLRLCQNLLDGSIPSFLTNLTELTRLEIAYNPFKPSRLPSNIGNLTKLENLWFPCSSLIGDIPESVGSLVSVTNFDLSNNSLSGKIPDSIGRLKNVIQMELYLNNLSGELPESISNMTALVQLDASQNNLSGKLPEKIAGMPLKSLNLNDNFFDGEIPESLASNPNLHELKIFNNRFSGSLPENLGRNSALIDIDVSGNNFTGDLPPFLCYRKRLRRLILFNNRFSGNLPETYGDCNSLSYVRIFSTELSGEVPNRFWGLPELHFLQLENNRFHGSIPPSISGAQKLTNFLISGNKFSDKLPADICGLKRLMSFDGSRNQFSGDVPVCITDLKKLQNLELQQNMLSGGIPSRVSSWTDLTELNLAGNRFTGEIPAELGNLPVLTYLDLAGNFLSGEIPVELTKLKLNIFNVSNNLLSGEVPIGFSHKYYLQSLMGNPNLCSPNLKPLPPCSRSKPITLYLIGVLAIFTLILLLGSLFWFLKTRSKIFGGKPNRQWKTTIFQSIRFNEEEISSSLKDENLVGTGGSGQVYRVKLKTGQTIAVKKLCGGMREPETEAMFQSEVETLGGIRHCNIVKLLFSCSDEDFRVLVYEYMENGSLGEVLQGDKGEGLLDWHRRFKIAVGAAQGLAYLHHDCVPAIVHRDVKSNNILLDEEFSPRIADFGLAKTLHREVGESDGLMSRVAGSYGYIAPEYAYTLKVTEKSDVYSFGVVLMELVTGKRPNDPSFGENRDIVKWVTEAALSAPEGSDGNGCSGCMDLDQLVDPRLNPSTSDYEEIEKVLDVALLCTAAFPMNRPSMRRVVELLKGHTLARTE